The Larus michahellis chromosome 2, bLarMic1.1, whole genome shotgun sequence genome window below encodes:
- the NPVF gene encoding pro-FMRFamide-related neuropeptide VF: MKVISTKEFILFALATVVFLTSNSMCLDELMKSSLQSREDDDDKYYEIKDNILEEKQRSLNFEEMKDWGSKNIIKMNPPTVNKMSNSVANLPLRFGRNYPEERSIKPIANLPLRFGRAFAVNIPRRVPKVSHRLGRSPLVKSSGQSLLNLPQRFGKSLSTSLSQDVQESEPGNTMQAFKPYIKMHIKEG; this comes from the exons atgaaagtaatttcaaCCAAGGAGTTTATTCTATTTGCTTTAGCTACAGTAGTCTTTCTAACATCAAATAGTATGTGCCTAGATGAACTGATGAAGTCCAGTCTGCAGAGCAGAGAAGACGATGATGATAAATATTACGAG attaaAGATAATAtcttggaagaaaagcagaggagtctcaattttgaagaaatgaaagactggGGAtcaaaaaatatcattaaaatgaaCCCTCCTACAGTAAACAAGATGTCAAATTCAGTTGCTAATTTACCTCTTAGGTTTGGAAGAAATTATCCAGAAGAAAGAAGCATTAAACCAATTGCTAATTTGCCTCTGAGATTTGGGAGAGCTTTTGCAGTGAACATACCTAGGCGTGTTCCAAAAGTATCACATAGGCTTGGGAGATCTCCACTTGTTAAAAGTTCCGGTCAGTCACTTCTAAATTTGCCACAGAGATTTGGGAAGTCATTGTCGACCAGCCTGTCTCAAGATGTTCAGGAATCTGAACCAGGTAATACAATGCAAGCGTTCAAGCcatatattaaaatgcatattaaagaaGGTTAG